A section of the Amblyomma americanum isolate KBUSLIRL-KWMA chromosome 2, ASM5285725v1, whole genome shotgun sequence genome encodes:
- the Ube2g1 gene encoding ubiquitin-conjugating enzyme E2G 1 translates to MAEHQSALLLRKQLNELKKNPVEGFSAGLIDDNDIYKWEVLIIGPPDTLYEGGFFKAHLYFPKEYPLRPPKMKFITEIWHPNIEKNGDVCISILHEPGDDKYGYEKASERWLPVHTVETILISVISMLADPNDESPANVDAAKEWRESHSEFKRKVARCVRKSQEEA, encoded by the exons AGCTGAAAAAAAATCCTGTGGAAGGCTTCTCTGCTGGGCTAATAGATGACAATGACATCTACAAGTGGGAGGTGCTTATCATTGGGCCCCCGGACACACTCTA cgAGGGTGGGTTCTTCAAAGCACATTTGTACTTCCCAAAGGAGTATCCGCTACGTCCGCCGAAGATGAAATTCATCACAGAAATATGGCACCCAAACA TTGAGAAGAATGGCGATGTTTGCATCTCGATCCTACATGAGCCGGGGGATGACAAGTATGGGTACGAGAAGGCAAGCGAACGCTGGCTTCCTGTGCACACTGTGGAAACCATTCTCATCTCTGTCATCTCCATGCTGGCTGACCCCAATGATGAGTCTCCCGCCAATGTGGACGCAGCG AAAGAGTGGAGGGAAAGCCACTCTGAATTCAAGCGAAAAGTGGCACGTTGCGTTAGGAAAAGTCAAGAGGAGGCCTAG